From a single Hypomesus transpacificus isolate Combined female chromosome 14, fHypTra1, whole genome shotgun sequence genomic region:
- the wash1 gene encoding WASH complex subunit 1 has protein sequence MVRMTQKLCLEGQVYSVPLIQPDLRREEAVHQIADALFYLETISTDIFNRVSESVEKNRRQLRTVTDRIRLAQARVDKIKGSKKATKVFSSAKYPAPERLHDYTSIFSGATDPSSQTRPRYKIQNKLRALDDKALQDKLLYFPVCVSSKKRSEDETEEGLGGLPRNISSVSSLLLFNTTENLYKKYVFLDPLAGAVTKTHNALETEKEEKPFDAPLSITKREQLERQTAESYFYVPDLGQVPELDVPSYLPDLPGIADDLSYSADLGPGFAPSGSTHNIPELPSFTVDVESNGPVSQFPAAVLPPPPPPPPPPPPPEPVLPPAAPTGAPPPPPPPPPPPADSPAGTRQNHSTGPASGAPGEVAKPSDGRASLLESIRNAGGIGNAKLRDVKERKMEKKKQKEQEQVVGVAASGGDFMSDLFNKLAMRRKGISGKGPAGGDSNDAPASSGSAFARMSDVIPPLPAPGATAEDEDDWEA, from the exons ATGGTCAG GATGACCCAGAAGCTTTGCCTGGAGGGCCAAGTGTATTCGGTGCCTCTCATTCAGCCGGActtgaggagagaagaggcagtCCACCAGATTGCCGATGCCCTTTTCTACTTAGAGACCATATCTACAGACATATTTAACAG GGTGTCTGAGAGTGTGGAGAAAAACCGGCGGCAGCTACGGACTGTTACAGACCGGATCAGACTGGCTCAGGCTCGAGTTGATAAAATCAAAGGCAGCAAAAAGGCTACTAAG GTGTTCTCCAGTGCTAAGTACCCCGCTCCAGAGCGTCTCCATGACTACACCTCGATCTTCAGTGGAGCCACAGACCCCTCCTCGCAAACGCGCCCTCGCTACAAAATACAGAACAAACTACGAGCCCTTGATGACAAGGCCTTGCAG GATAAGCTGTTGTATTTCCCAGTGTGCGTGAGCAGCAAGAAGCGGTCAGAGGACGAGACTGAGGAGGGCCTGGGCGGTCTGCCCAGAAACATCTCCTCCGTCAGCTCACTGCTGCTGTTCAACACCACAGAGAACCT CTACAAGAAGTATGTGTTCCTGGACCCCCTGGCGGGGGCGGTGACTAAGACTCACAACGCTCTGGAgacggagaaagaggagaagccGTTTGACGCGCCGTTGTCCATCACTAAGAGAGAACAGCTAGAGAGACAG ACAGCCGAGAGTTACTTCTATGTGCCCGACCTGGGCCAGGTACCAGAGCTAGACGTGCCATCCTACCTGCCCGACCTGCCTGGCATCGCTGACGACCTGTCCTACAGTGCCGACCTGGGGCCAGGGTTTGCACCCTCGGGATCCACACACAACATCCCTGAGTTGCCCTCCTTCACCGTTGACGTAGAGAGCAATGGGCCGG TTTCACAGTTCCCGGCCGCGGTTCTACCCCCGccgccccctccacctccccctcctcccccacccgaGCCCGTCCTCCCGCCGGCCGCCCCCACCGGggcccctccgccccctcctcccccaccgccCCCGCCCGCGGACAGCCCTGCAGGCACCAGGCAGAATCACAGCACAG gccctGCGTCAGGAGCGCCCGGCGAGGTGGCCAAGCCGTCGGACGGACGAGCCAGTCTGCTGGAGTCCATACGCAACGCCGGCGGCATCGGCAACGCCAAGCTGAGGGACGTCAAGGAGCGCAagatggagaagaagaagcagaaggagcaggagcaag TTGTCGGGGTGGCAGCTAGCGGAGGGGACTTCATGTCCGATCTCTTCAATAAGCTGGCAATGCGCAGGAAAG GTATCTCTGGGAAGGGGCCAGCTGGCGGGGACTCGAACGACGCCCCAGCCAGTTCTGGCAGCGCCTTCGCCAGGATGTCCGAcgtcatccctcccctccccgcccccggGGCAACGGCCGAGGACGAGGACGACTGGGAGGCGTAA